The nucleotide sequence AGACGAGTGGTGCGCCGCGTATCCGGATCGGTTCATCCCCTGCGGCATTCTCCCCCTCTTCGACGTCGAGCTCGCCGCCGCTGAGGTGCGCCGGCTGGCGGACAAGGGCTGTCATGCGGTCACCTATTCCGAGAACCCCGCCGCCCTCAAGCTTCCCTCGATCCACAGCGGCCACTGGGACCCGCTCTTCGCCGCCTGCTCCGATGCGAGAACGGTGCTGTGCCTGCACGTCGGCTCGTCTTCTCGCAGCGCGGCGACCTCGCCCGACGCTCCGCCCAGCGTCGCCATGAGTCTGTCGTCAGCGATGTCGATCTACTCCCTGGGTGACCTGCTGTGGGCCGACTTCTGGTGGAGGTTCCCGAACCTGCGCTTTTCTCTGACGGAGGGGGACATCGGCTGGATCCCGTACTTCCTCCAACGGGCCGAGCACACCCAGGAGCGCCACGCGGGTTGGACCCGGCACAGCTTCCCTCCCGGCTCTGGTCCTGCGGACGTCTTCCGCCAGCGGGTGCTGTGCTGCTTCATCAACGACAGAGTGGGGATCAAGCTCATCGACGAGTTCAACATCGACAATGTCTGCTGGGAGTCGGACTACCCCCATTCGGACAGCAGCTGGCCCCGCGGGCCAGAGACGCTCGAATCGCTGCTCGGAGCTCTCGGCGACGACGAGATCGACAAGATCACCCACGAGAACGCCATGCGGCACTTCGAGTTCGATCCGGCGGTCGCCCGGGCGCCCGAGCGCTGGAGCGTCGCCGCCCTACGGGCCGAGGCGGTCGACGTCGACACCACCACGCGGGTGGGTCGCCCTCCCGACGACACCGACCTGGACTACTTCCAGAGCCTCAGAGCCGCACCGGCGGCACCACGCCGCTGACGGCCGGGGTCGAGACCGCCACGGCCCTACCCCAAGGCACCAGAGGCGCGGAGCTCGGCGATGCGGGCCTCGTCGTAGCCGAGCACGGTGGTCAGGACCTCGTCGGTGTGCTGGCCGAGCGTCGGTGCCATGGTGGGGGTGGCGAGCGCCTCGCCGACGACTTTGATGGGGTTGGGAAGCATGTCCGCACCGAGCTCGGACGCCGGGAGCCACGACATGCGGTCCAGGAACTGCGGATCGTCAGCGAGGGTCTTCGGCGAGTTGACCGGGGCGATGGGCACGTTGTGCTCCCCGGCGAAGTCCACCCAGGCCTCGGTGCTGCGCTCCGCGAACACCTTGGCGAGGATGGCCCGCAGCTCGAGATTTCCCTTGGCGTGGTCGGCGAACTTCGAACCTGGCCATCGCTCGAACAGGTCAGGACGACCCACGCCGTCACAGAACGACTTCCAGAAGGCCTGCTCGGACGCCATCAGCATCACGTACCCGTCAGCCGACTCGTAGATCTGGTACCGGACCCCGTCGCGCATGCCAGCCGTGCCCGGGGGCCGGCGCTCGTAGTCGTCTGACTTGTTGCCCGTGACCTCGGACTCGGGCCGTTCATAGGCCCGCCAGGTCGAGCTGCGAAGCCAGTCCATGGCTGCGGCGGCGTCGGACTGCGCAACCTCGAGCTGGCTCCCCTGGCCGGTGGCCCGGGCGTTGGTCACGCCGGCCAGGATGGCGAGGGCGCCGTAGAGGGGCCCGGCGTTGATCCCGATCGAGACGTGCTCGGGGATGCCGGGAAAGCCCTCCGGGGTGCGCTCTGGGGTGACGACCCCCGCCCAGGTGTCGTACGCGATGCCGTGGCTGGGCAGGTCACGGTACGGGCCCGTCATGCCGTACCCGGAGATCGTGCAGAAGACGATGCGTGGATTCACCGCGCTCAGCTGCTCGAAGCCCAGACCGCGACGGGCCAGCCCGCCAGGCCGCATGGCCTCCACGACGGCATCAGCTCCTCGTACCAGGTCGAGGAAGACGCTCTTCCCCCCCTCCGTGCGGAGGTCGAGCACGACGCTGCGCTTCCCCCGGCTGAGCTGCAGATGCATCAGCGAGACCCCGTCGACGATGGGCCAGGTCATCTCGCGGACATAGTCGCCCTGCGGCGGCTCGACCTTCACGACATCTGCCCCGAGGTCAGCCAGAGGAGTGGTGATAGCTCCGGGTC is from Acidimicrobiales bacterium and encodes:
- a CDS encoding CoA transferase; this translates as MTAPLSSLRVVECSMLGPGAITTPLADLGADVVKVEPPQGDYVREMTWPIVDGVSLMHLQLSRGKRSVVLDLRTEGGKSVFLDLVRGADAVVEAMRPGGLARRGLGFEQLSAVNPRIVFCTISGYGMTGPYRDLPSHGIAYDTWAGVVTPERTPEGFPGIPEHVSIGINAGPLYGALAILAGVTNARATGQGSQLEVAQSDAAAAMDWLRSSTWRAYERPESEVTGNKSDDYERRPPGTAGMRDGVRYQIYESADGYVMLMASEQAFWKSFCDGVGRPDLFERWPGSKFADHAKGNLELRAILAKVFAERSTEAWVDFAGEHNVPIAPVNSPKTLADDPQFLDRMSWLPASELGADMLPNPIKVVGEALATPTMAPTLGQHTDEVLTTVLGYDEARIAELRASGALG
- a CDS encoding amidohydrolase family protein codes for the protein MRPEDMVLISVDDHIAEPADMFDAHVPARYRDRAPRVVTDERGFQQWWYGEKPGRNLGLNAVAGKPPEMYNVNPQRYDEMRPGCYDVHERVRDMSAGGQLAGLNFPNWTGFSGQVLNEGPDRDVNEIMIKAYNDWHVDEWCAAYPDRFIPCGILPLFDVELAAAEVRRLADKGCHAVTYSENPAALKLPSIHSGHWDPLFAACSDARTVLCLHVGSSSRSAATSPDAPPSVAMSLSSAMSIYSLGDLLWADFWWRFPNLRFSLTEGDIGWIPYFLQRAEHTQERHAGWTRHSFPPGSGPADVFRQRVLCCFINDRVGIKLIDEFNIDNVCWESDYPHSDSSWPRGPETLESLLGALGDDEIDKITHENAMRHFEFDPAVARAPERWSVAALRAEAVDVDTTTRVGRPPDDTDLDYFQSLRAAPAAPRR